One region of Cucurbita pepo subsp. pepo cultivar mu-cu-16 chromosome LG03, ASM280686v2, whole genome shotgun sequence genomic DNA includes:
- the LOC111790275 gene encoding BAHD acyltransferase BIA1-like, translating into MEVEIISSETIKPSSFSPSLRSLKLSVLDQLSPFTYTSLLFFYSLKHSHDPLHLSHPLKASLSHALSDFYLLAGAIKDNTHILDNGVGALFQVATVHRTMPEFLNQPSFESLSQLIPFRYMQTKSSSSMEASYPQVAVQLNGFSGGGVAVGVCFLHKIIDGTTLSGFLRRWASMAGGSTEEKGGGEQPEYGAAATFPGRELLVGNSWLSKGYSPFVGEGRICRKRFVFDGAAISELKEEVKRKSDKVPTSVEVVTGFIWKYMMIAARQSSGSQRSSVLTHAVNLRRRMVPPLPATSIGNIFWSAVAHYDTPKAEIELSELVDLVQRSVAEIDEGFVREMAGEEGFEGISRWLMRMKEVYCSKPYAYGFTSWRNMGLNEVDFGWGKASWVSVAGPENSVLKNVVVLKEGILGDGIEAWIMLDEDEMNILENDQQFLAFASFNPTIILP; encoded by the exons ATGGAAGTGGAGATAATATCAAGTGAAACCATCAAGCCATCTTCCTTCTCACCATCTCTAAGATCCTTAAAGCTCTCAGTTCTTGATCAGCTCTCTCCCTTTACTTACACCtccctcctcttcttctactCTCTCAAACACTCCCATGACCCTCTCCATCTCTCCCACCCTCTCAAAGCCTCCCTCTCCCATGCCCTCTCCGACTTCTACCTTCTCGCCGGCGCCATCAAAGACAACACACATATCCTCGACAACGGCGTCGGGGCCCTCTTTCAGGTTGCTACAGTTCATCGCACCATGCCCGAGTTCTTGAACCAACCGAGCTTTGAGTCGTTGAGTCAACTCATCCCTTTTCGATACATGCAAACCAAATCGTCGTCCTCCATGGAAGCAT CATATCCTCAAGTCGCCGTCCAGCTCAACGGCTTCAGCGGCGGCGGGGTGGCAGTGGGGGTCTGTTTTTTACACAAGATCATCGACGGGACAACACTGAGCGGCTTTCTGAGGAGGTGGGCGTCCATGGCCGGCGGGTCAACAGAAGAGAAGGGAGGAGGGGAACAGCCGGAATACGGCGCGGCGGCGACGTTTCCGGGGAGAGAATTGTTGGTGGGAAATTCATGGCTTTCAAAAGGGTATTCGCCATTCGTAGGGGAAGGAAGGATTTGCAGAAAAAGGTTTGTTTTTGACGGCGCCGCCATTTCCGAGCTGAAAGAGGAAGTGAAAAGGAAGAGTGACAAGGTTCCCACAAGTGTGGAAGTGGTCACTGGTTTCATATGGAAGTATATGATGATAGCTGCAAGACAAAGCTCGGGTTCCCAACGATCATCg GTACTGACGCATGCAGTCAACCTCCGGCGAAGAATGGTACCGCCATTACCAGCGACCTCGATTGGAAACATTTTCTGGAGTGCGGTTGCTCATTACGACACACCGAAGGCCGAGATAGAATTGAGCGAGCTAGTTGATCTAGTTCAGCGATCGGTTGCGGAGATCGACGAGGGGTTCGTACGAGAAATGGCGGGAGAAGAAGGGTTTGAGGGAATATCAAGATGGTTGATGAGGATGAAGGAGGTTTATTGTTCAAAGCCATATGCATATGGGTTCACGAGCTGGCGAAATATGGGGCTAAACGAGGTTGATTTTGGGTGGGGAAAGGCTTCATGGGTGAGCGTTGCAGGACCTGAAAATTCAGTGCTGAAGAACGTTGTCGTTTTGAAGGAAGGGATTTTGGGAGATGGGATTGAAGCATGGATAATGTTGGATGAGGATGAAATGAACATTTTGGAAAATGATCAACAATTTCTTGCTTTTGCTTCCTTTAATCCAACCATCATTTTACCTTAA
- the LOC111791614 gene encoding PTI1-like tyrosine-protein kinase 3, which yields MRRWLCCTCQVEEAYPLAESEHLKSPRSYGDGYYRRDSKEPAPAPYEAPKSPPPIEVPALSLEELKEKTDNFGSKALIGEGSYGRVYFANLNNGKSVAVKKLDVSSESDSSIDFLTQVSTVSRLKHENFVELHGYCVEGNLRVLAYEFATMGSLHDILHGRKGVQGAQPGPVLDWIQRVRIAVDAARGLEYLHEKVQPSIIHRDVRSSNVLLFEEFKAKIADFNLSNQAPDMAARLHSTRVLGTFGYHAPEYAMTGQLTQKSDVYSFGVVLLELLTGRKPVDHTMPRGQQSLVTWATPRLSEDKVKQCVDPRLKGEYPPKGVAKLAAVAALCVQYEAEFRPNMSIVVKALQPLLRPPAPAHAPEP from the exons ATGCGCAGGTGGCTTTGTTGTACTTGTCAAGTTGAGGAAGCCTACCCATTAGCAGAAAGTGAGCACCTGAAAAGCCCACGAAGTTATGGAGATG GTTATTATCGACGGGACTCGAAAGAGCCGGCTCCTGCCCCATATGAAGCACCAAAATCTCCACCTCCCATAGAAGTGCCAGCATTGTCTCTGGAAGAACTGAAAGAAAAGACAGACAACTTTGGGTCCAAGGCACTGATTGGCGAAGGATCTTATGGTCGAGTTTATTTTGCTAACTTAAACAATGGGAAATCTGTGGCGGTAAAGAAGCTGGATGTTTCGTCTGAATCTGATTCGAGTATTGACTTCTTGACTCAG GTTTCTACAGTCTCAAGGTtgaaacatgaaaattttgttgaattgcATGGATATTGTGTTGAAGGAAACCTCCGTGTACTTGCATATGAATTTGCAACTATGGGTTCTCTACACGACATATTGCATG GTAGAAAGGGTGTGCAAGGGGCACAGCCAGGTCCCGTGCTTGATTGGATACAGCGTGTGAGAATTGCGGTTGATGCAGCTCGAGGATTGGAATACTTGCACGAGAAAGTTCAACCTTCTATCATTCATAGAGATGTTAGATCCAGCAATGTGCTTCTCTTTGAAGAATTCAAAGCAAAGATTGCAGACTTTAACCTTTCAAACCAGGCTCCTGACATGGCTGCTCGACTTCATTCTACTCGAGTTTTAGGAACTTTTGGCTATCATGCTCCAGA GTATGCAATGACTGGACAGTTGACACAGAAGAGTGACGTCTACAGCTTTGGAGTCGTTCTACTCGAGCTTTTGACCGGGAGGAAACCTGTCGATCACACCATGCCTCGTGGGCAGCAGAGTCTTGTTACTTGG GCTACCCCAAGACTAAGTGAAGACAAAGTTAAACAATGTGTTGATCCAAGGCTGAAGGGTGAATATCCTCCCAAAGGAGTTGCCAAG CTGGCTGCTGTGGCAGCTCTGTGTGTCCAGTACGAAGCGGAGTTCAGGCCGAACATGAGCATCGTCGTTAAGGCTCTCCAGCCGCTTCTAAGGCCTCCTGCCCCGGCTCATGCTCCGGAACCGTGA
- the LOC111790853 gene encoding vesicle transport protein GOT1-like, whose amino-acid sequence MVSFEMNDRKKIGLGLTGFGIFFSILGIIFFFDKGLLAMGNILFVSGVTLTIGFKSTMQFFMKRQNFKGTISFGLGFFFVIIGWPIFGMILETYGFIVLFSGFWPTLAVFIQKIPILGWLFQQPFVRSFVDKYRGRRVPV is encoded by the exons ATGGTTTCCTTCGAAATGAATGACCGCAAGA AGATTGGGCTAGGACTTACAGGATTTGGGatatttttctcaatcttgggaattatcttcttctttgacaAGGGATTACTTGCTATGGGAAAT ATCCTGTTCGTCTCAGGAGTAACTCTCACCATTGGATTCAAGTCAACCATGCAGTTCTTTATGAAACgtcaaaattttaag GGAACAATTTCTTTTGGTTTGGGGTTCTTCTTTGTTATCATAGGATGGCCAATTTTTGGCATGATATTGGAAACATATGGTTTCATTGTCCTTTTCAG TGGCTTCTGGCCAACATTGGCAGTCTTTATTCAGAAAATTCCTATTCTTGGATGGTTATTCCAGCAACCATTTGTCAGATCG TTCGTCGACAAATACCGGGGTAGACGTGTTCCCGTTTGA
- the LOC111790850 gene encoding putative disease resistance protein RGA3 produces the protein MAEFLWTFAVQELLKKTVSLAAQQIGLAWGFKKDLLKMRDSLLMLHAILRDVDRIKSEYPEVKPWVEKLQDIVFEADVLLDDLAYERLRRKVETGKDAMVRNFVSLSKNPLVFRLKMANRIKAISRMLKEHYSAASVVGLVAITSKEIEPDLSQIHETDSFLDEFGVIGRDEEVSEIVNKLIELRNSETLSVLPIVGMGGLGKTAVAKLIFNHEVIRGNFDRTIWVCVSDPFVINKILRAILETLNPNSGGLESKEALLQEIQKWLQDKNYFLVLDDVWNENLSLWNELKACLLKITRKFGNVVVVTSRSEEVAKIMETHSWHRLKKLSNDHCWSLFEKCAFGSDSPTIPKLDMIRKELVENFCGIPLVVKVLGGTMKLYKNYERLQSPLKYLTRIPLQDENRVLSTIKLSVDRLPSPSLKQCFAYCSNFPHDFEFRKDSLIQMWIAQGFIQPPEEVNVTMEDIGDNYFNILLSRSLFQDVVKDKRGRAVYFKMHDFIHDVACAISNDGRKTTLDSSNEHPRKLHMLTFGRHVFHSEIANFTYLRVLITHSSYFILELPNSIGSLKHLRYIDISNSSISKLPESLGLLYNLQTLKLGRFIQDLPSNLRNLICLRHLEFYTDPSNQFKQMPQHLGQLIQLQTLSCFIVGLHEGYKIDELGSLKNLKGNLSLYCLERVKNKKEAMAAKLVEKEKIFHLEFQWGWKHEREGDNYNDLDVLEGLQPHKNLQALRIRNFAGELLPSRIFVENLVEIYLHDCERCETLPMLGQLPKLEALEIRNLPSVRRIGDEFYGNYFRERTLFLNLKSFHIFEMKNLEHWGEISCISNYTMFPHLESLSIICCGKLMNIPNFVVSYCKRLEGDDVTSRTFPSFRGCGKLRSLKILGCENLSKLRDGLEFCSSVENLWLSNFSDLNLQNMQSLCCLSIRDFQKLPYGIASLLNLKDLSIHGDLNVYDWSPLIHLRSLENLVLAHSGSDAAQLPQELEHLTALRSLHISHFDDVEALPEWFGNFTSLEILKLYNCRNLKNLPSQKALSNLVRLSSLRVYGCSQLELGKGCFEQVKTSNGSIKFVQEIHIPFYWS, from the exons ATGGCGGAATTCCTGTGGACTTTTGCCGTGCAGGAACTGTTGAAGAAGACGGTGAGCCTTGCAGCACAGCAAATAGGTTTGGCATGGGGTTTCAAGAAGGACCTCTTGAAGATGAGAGACTCTTTACTCATGCTTCATGCCATCCTTCGCGATGTGGACAGAATAAAGTCAGAGTATCCTGAAGTGAAGCCATGGGTGGAGAAGCTTCAAGATATTGTATTCGAAGCCGATGTTTTACTCGACGATCTTGCTTATGAACGTCTTCGACGTAAGGTTGAAACCGGAAAAGATGCGATGGTACGTAATTTCGTTTCACTCTCCAAAAATCCTCTCGTTTTTCGTCTCAAAATGGCAAATAGAATTAAGGCGATTTCTAGAATGTTGAAAGAGCATTATTCTGCGGCGAGTGTTGTTGGACTTGTTGCTATAACATCCAAAGAAATTGAACCTGATCTTAGTCAGATTCATGAGACGGATTCGTTTCTTGATGAGTTTGGAGTAATTGGAAGAGATGAAGAAGTTTCGGAGATTGTGAACAAATTGATTGAACTTAGAAATAGTGAAACACTGTCTGTTCTACCAATTGTTGGTATGGGCGGATTAGGGAAGACAGCTGTGGCCAAGCTAATCTTCAATCATGAAGTGATTAGGGGGAATTTTGATAGAACTATATGGGTGTGTGTATCTGATCCTTTTGTTATCAACAAGATCTTAAGAGCAATTTTAGAAACTCTTAATCCCAATTCTGGTGGATTGGAAAGTAAGGAAGCTTTACTCCAAGAGATCCAAAAATGGTTGCAGGACAAAAACTATTTCCTTGTATTGGATGATGTTTGGAATGAGAATCTTAGCCTCTGGAATGAGTTAAAAGCTTGTCTGTTAAAGATTACTCGAAAATTCGGTAATGTTGTTGTTGTGACTTCTAGGAGTGAAGAAGTTGCAAAGATCATGGAAACACATTCGTGGCATCGTTTGAAAAAGCTATCGAATGATCATTGTTGGTCTTTATTTGAGAAATGTGCATTTGGAAGTGATTCACCAACAATTCCAAAGTTAGATATGATCCGAAAAGAGCTTGTCGAAAATTTTTGTGGCATACCGTTGGTTGTGAAAGTGTTAGGAGGaacaatgaaattatataAGAATTATGAGAGATTACAATCTCCATTGAAATATTTAACGAGAATTCCGTTGCAAGATGAAAACCGTGTTTTATCCACAATAAAACTAAGTGTGGATCGCCTACCATCGCCTTCGTTAAAACAATGTTTTGCCTATTGTTCAAATTTTCCTCATGACTTCGAGTTTAGAAAGGATTCACTTATTCAAATGTGGATTGCACAAGGATTCATTCAACCACCTGAGGAAGTGAATGTAACAATGGAGGATATTGGAGACAATTATTTCAACATTTTGTTATCTCGCTCCCTGTTTCAAGATGTTGTCAAGGATAAGAGAGGAAGAGCTGTATACTTTAAGATGCATGATTTTATACACGACGTAGCGTGTGCTATTTCGAACGatggaagaaaaacaacactTGATTCTAGTAACGAACATCCTAGAAAGTTGCACATGTTAACATTTGGTCGTCATGTGTTTCACTCTGAGATTGCAAACTTTACCTACTTGCGTGTTTTAATTACACATTCATCTTATTTTATACTCGAATTACCAAATTCAATTGGTTCGTTGAAGCATTTGAGGTACATTGACatttcaaattcttcaatAAGTAAGCTTCCTGAATCTCTTGGTCTGCTTTATAATTTGCAAACGTTGAAGCTTGGAAGATTTATTCAAGATCTTCCAAGTAATCTGAGAAACTTGATCTGCTTAAGACATTTAGAATTTTACACTGATCCTTCAAATCAGTTTAAGCAAATGCCTCAACATTTGGGTCAATTGATTCAACTTCAAACACTGTCTTGTTTTATAGTTGGGTTACATGAGGGATATAAGATAGATGAACTTGGATCTCTGAAGAACCTTAAAGGTAATTTAAGCCTCTATTGTCTGGAAAGagtaaagaataaaaaggagGCCATGGCTGCAAAATTGGTGGAGAAGGAGAAAATTTTTCATCTAGAATTCCAATGGGGTTGGAAACATGAAAGGGAAGGTGATAATTACAATGATTTGGATGTTTTGGAAGGGCTTCAACCACACAAAAATCTTCAAGCCTTAAGAATTCGAAACTTTGCAGGTGAACTTCTACCGAGTagaatttttgttgaaaactTGGTCGAGATATATCTACATGACTGTGAGCGATGTGAAACGTTACCAATGCTTGGGCAGTTACCGAAACTCGAGGCACTCGAAATTCGGAACTTACCTAGTGTAAGAAGAATAGGGGATGAATTCTATGGGAATTATTTCAGAGAAAGGACTTTGTTCTTGAACTTGAAGTCATTTCATatctttgaaatgaaaaatctaGAGCATTGGGGAGAGATATCATGTATATCAAACTATACCATGTTTCCTCATCTTGAAAGCTTGAGCATTATTTGTTGTGGGAAATTAATGAAcattccaaattttgttgTATCTTATTGCAAGAGGTTGGAAGGTGATGACGTTACTTCGAGGACGTTTCCGAGCTTTCGAGGTTGTGGAAAGCTTAGATCTCTAAAGATTTTGGGATGCGAAAACTTGTCAAAACTACGGGACGGGTTAGAATTCTGCAGCTCTGTTGAAAACTTGTGGTTAAGCAATTTTTCAGATCTGAATTTGCAGAATATGCAAAGCTTGTGTTGTTTGAGTATAAGAGATTTTCAGAAGCTGCCTTATGGGATTGCCAGCCTACTTAACTTGAAAGACTTGAGTATTCATGGGGACTTGAATGTTTATGATTGGAGTCCTCTCATCCATCTTAGATCACTTGAGAATCTTGTGTTGGCTCACTCGGGAAGCGATGCAGCACAACTTCCTCAAGAACTCGAGCACCTCACTGCTTTGAGATCACTGCATATTTCGCATTTTGACGACGTTGAAGCTTTACCAGAATGGTTCGGAAACTTTACGTCTTTGGAGATATTGAAGCTTTATAACtgcagaaatttgaaaaacttgCCTTCCCAGAAAGCGTTATCGAATCTCGTCAGGTTAAGTAGTCTACGAGTTTATGGATGTTCGCAGCTTGAACTCGGGAAAGGTTGTTTTGAACAGGTGAAAACCTCCAATGGGAGCATCAAGTTTGTACAAGAAATCCATATCCCTTTTTACTG GTCTTAA
- the LOC111790852 gene encoding uncharacterized protein LOC111790852 has protein sequence MADEISSDYSDAFNRHPQSPLIVLNQTSSAFKISADDRKLPLIVLNQNQECEMMNSWSSASAEENSEISESFVEKMVMCDSAACASSENGGIVRNQVCKIRNLDVELRKESLKVDAAHDFETFGAVEGVNQEVAIDRVEGKDFARSVVSFDGNQDCLKEELAQEVRSIEKLLDKEIDSQSILEKKKKLQSEEDEIHVEKGKNPSSLRGIVDQKIADQQNDSKHMNFLRRSHLSLRNSLKIEVIDETALVEPVHVSKIGNGEGIGIVCPTRPMQIKLDKSHEPDRGGKKAKRSRRRAREAKVCEMHWSLGNVNEHQKNVEGNKIVYSIKDMEALRFVNVAEQRRLWKAICKELLPIVAREYSSLTSSNYPMKIGSTSDPRQHLVKREEAPSIMSVVAARGRWNHMNIFVH, from the exons ATGGCGGACGAGATAAGTTCTGACTATAGCGATGCCTTTAATCGGCACCCCCAGTCTCCTTTGATCGTCTTGAATCAAACGAGTTCTGCCTTCAAGATCTCTGCCGATGACAGGAAGCTCCCTTTGATCGTCTTGAATCAAAACCAGGAGTGTGAAATGATGAACAGTTGGAGTTCCGCTTCTGCCGAAGAGAATTCAGAAATTTCAGAATCTTTTGTCGAGAAGATGGTCATGTGCGATTCGGCTGCTTGTGCGTCTTCTGAAAACGGAGGAATCGTGAGAAATCAGGTGTGCAAGATTCGGAATCTTGATGTGGAACTCAGAAAAGAATCTCTCAAGGTTGACGCTGCACATGATTTTGAAACGTTCGGCGCCGTGGAAGGTGTTAATCAAGAAGTTGCGATTGATAGAGTAGAGGGGAAAGATTTTGCAAGAAGTGTAGTGAGTTTTGATGGAAATCAAGATTGTTTGAAGGAAGAACTTGCTCAAGAAGTTCGATCGATCGAGAAGTTGCTGGATAAAGAAATCGATTCTCAGAGCAtcttggaaaagaaaaagaaattacaatcggaagaagatgaaattcaTGTAGAGAAGGGAAAGAATCCCTCTAGCTTAAGAGGGATCGTGGATCAGAAGATTGCGGATCAGcaaaatgattctaaacacATGAATTTTCTGAGACGAAGTCATTTATCTCTCAGAAATTCATTGAAGATCGAAGTAATAGACGAGACTGCATTAGTTGAACCAGTTCATGTTTCCAAGATTGGAAACGGAGAAGGGATTGGTATTGTTTGTCCAACAAGGCCAATGCAGATCAAACTGGACAAATCCCACGAACCTGACAGAGGAGGGAAAAAGGCTAAAAGATCGAGGAGGAGGGCAAGGGAAGCCAAGGTTTGTGAGATGCATTGGAGCCTGGGGAATGTGAATGAACATCAAAAGAATGTGGAAGGAAACAAGATAGTGTATTCCATAAAGGACATGGAAGCACTGAGGTTTGTGAATGTTGCAGAACAGAGGAGACTGTGGAAAGCTATATGTAAGGAACTTCTGCCCATCGTGGCAAGGGAATACAGTAGCTTAACAAGCTCGAATTACCCTATGAAGATAGGCTCCACCTCTGATCCTAGGCAGCATTTGGTGAAGAGAGAAGAAGCCCCTTCGATTATGA GTGTTGTTGCTGCAAGGGGAAGATGGAATcatatgaatatttttgtgCATTGA
- the LOC111790851 gene encoding uncharacterized protein LOC111790851 — protein MDTATVSHFLPHPLTPDRHNRRLLLYCLSSPKPQRLFTTLSCFNGRRRTRWKNKLQTISITRTPRVPSSSFSSERNFQIVIDIDKLTAEVSSFFYYIYYFSRSKVRRFKSSGSDAFDDLRTLVAFDHQNRILTISCRHSTAKFVGQLVLLSIVVHFVVKGLIGIGSSFFTKFSSGHTSPLVRRDRSLSGKEVAVGTGSSVVARDKAAASLNLTDVSDEVSKNGVRVGERLPKWWPPAVPRQITTANRQEYQDEANRLVRALVDNRMSGRDFMEDDIVQLRQICRTSGVKVSFNTENMRDSFYRASVDFVLNIYSRTPVSPNSVLINGEDGPNFVAGLAEDIGIENIRAARIVSAAVAARMRSCFLQAWALVMQDRQSEANAELLKICYIIQIFPPEESSPEMEMLTLGLKKHLKVEQRETLMNMFIGVCGKDSHKTAAEALGLVLPPNVGN, from the exons ATGGACACCGCAACAGTCAGCCACTTTCTTCCACATCCTCTCACTCCCGATCGCCATAACCGCCGCCTCCTCCTCTACTGCCTCTCCTCGCCGAAGCCCCAACGACTCTTCACTACGCTCTCCTGCTTCAATGGCCGCCGTCGAACTCGCTGGAAAAATAAGCTCCAAACGATCAGCATCACCCGCACTCCTAGAGttccctcctcctccttctcctcaGAACGGAACTTCCAAATCGTGATTGACATCGACAAACTCACCGCCGAAGTCTCCTCTTTCTTCTACTACATCTACTACTTTTCCCGTTCCAAAGTTCGCCGGTTTAAATCGTCGGGATCGGACGCTTTTGACGACTTGCGGACATTGGTTGCCTTCGATCATCAGAATCGCATACTGACCATCTCGTGTCGGCATTCCACTGCGAAATTCGTTGGTCAGTTGGTGCTATTGAGCATCGTTGTGCACTTTGTAGTTAAGGGCTTGATTGGGATCGGATCTAGTTTTTTCACCAAATTTAGTTCTGGACATACTTCTCCTTTGGTGAGAAGGGACCGGAGCCTCAGTGGAAAAGAGGTGGCTGTTGGTACTGGGAGTAGTGTTGTAGCGCGAGATAAAGCTGCGGCTTCATTGAATCTGACGGATGTTTCAGATGAAGTATCGAAGAATGGGGTTCGGGTTGGAGAAAGGTTGCCGAAATGGTGGCCTCCAGCAGTTCCCAGACAGATTACCACGGCGAATAGGCAGGAATATCAGGATGAAGCTAACAGATTAGTCCGAG CCCTCGTGGATAATAGAATGAGTGGGCGGGATTTCATGGAGGATGATATTGTTCAA TTGCGTCAAATATGTAGGACATCTGGAGTAAAAGTTTCCTTCAACACCGAAAATATGCGTGATTCATTCTATCGAGCATCAGTGgactttgttttaaatatctatAGCAG GACTCCAGTTTCCCCTAACTCAGTTCTCATTAATGGCGAGGATGGTCCAAATTTTGTTGCTGGGCTTGCTGAAGATATTGGCATTGAGAATATTCGTGCTGCCAGGATAGTTtctgctgctgttgctgcaAGAATGCGTTCATGCTTTTTACAGGCCTgg GCTCTAGTGATGCAAGACAGACAATCTGAAGCAAATGCAGAGTTGTTGAAGATCTGTTACATCATCCAGATATTTCCTCCTGAGGAATCCTCG CCTGAGATGGAGATGTTGACTCTAGGCTTGAAGAAACACTTGAAGGTAGAACAGAGAGAAACGTTAATGAATATGTTTATTGGTGTTTGTGGTAAAGATAGTCATAAGACTGCTGCGGAAGCTCTTGGTTTG GTACTTCCTCCAAACGTTGGCAATTGA